In the Styela clava chromosome 8, kaStyClav1.hap1.2, whole genome shotgun sequence genome, one interval contains:
- the LOC120346601 gene encoding uncharacterized protein LOC120346601 has product MGGYERLENGFHKDEISDENNSDGENIADEESESSASEDDDRDDENGHTQTQSSLVLQDDDSCPVCLNEFTEQQIGVPDKCKHVFCVDCILQWSKNSNSCPVDRIKFENVLVYSKLAGLFQRKVAIANTELPDINGDDLTYCEICGSPDNEDTLLLCDGCDHGYHCACLNPPLAEVPHGEWFCVQCRPSHPQSLDNIEDTRTMGRTRATERVRNQVSEVRLRHSHVGDLRFQIDAIVNDILARAGSRFQVVETSNNTPLTYRVAGRRKRKARSSSRKRKGTTKNSKSKKIKKRGKMSGKRKCRSSKGSAKFSSVNQSSNLTTKLPHSVQRHPVPSLTVLGRDAELDGYLDGDHEQTPSYLIAQKHRQLSRSALRFNTPLPSILTLGNQMDEIQQRCPSPLPAPVPDLLGSILTGQEVLMTPSSSVSIRRGGTLHVKRPNCQYISSSSQLYNGTSKPKSNIAFTNGSEKKENEKLNLKNERINFLNCANSSEETETGKSSSKPDNTSSSKRITSSSSHHSVASNGERHSSSTVSSHSVNDSGDVGHHSIDDNADGDLPQISTVKNSTQKRIKLKRFNLMGPNLNVEPDPHGSGKKTGRKIQIKKVLNLPHNKQKKIEKKSSEDVYDPFDPTEDDEEEQNNGVTVDIYDPFEPTLSDEEKEEAQENSSFSTFSKFTSHETKHVDEESQPVIKVKEENDDTKPPKSHSKSVEKEDSVFTDFELDELLDSNLDAAKPPTRQSLKQSNKPVKQAASPEFDMFAEPETLGADEDKSSNIFPSTHTDPSSAWRKKVRSLSNSQDTAVVKLPGFSSGISDSTPVQFKKFKVKKSVETVENVDDVSTVESATAEDNIQKIEKVDGPEKNEENIPTLVEAEEESKITETGTTEERIVEESAVAETKKDKKSSKDSLGRHERSRSRSLGRRHQEKSDKTKHRSHRHSSSYSRGKSSMSRSDGRHRSGSGGRHRSQSGGRHRSASGERHESGSGGRHKSGSGGRHRSDSGGRHRSGSGGRHRSGTDGKSRSRSGVRHRSGSGGRHRSRSDSRNRNRSSSHKRKHKQRSRTPSQHRIRNDRSHKSHHRQSKSPVQKKFSRDTGDDKDESVSKIKKELYSHPVDSNKEKKHRHHSSGNDPEDQMNVKHMSSDNLEDEVVTAKMKYRGNKKQKKKKKQLEDENELVEEVELKKELSPVRYEENEVTNVKKKRSKDRYHHDSQHENEETNDRVKNPKTKNRQRHSKNDVHVIVDDSMYENEMLKEDIKERDSSKSKSSKKKKRRSERAIKEKFKVKESKRKEDLDYTESDYTDRENELEQHDEDFYNDAKQSIAKSHTSKKMRNNKTRGSQLKYPDAQSHISSQRKKHEKKTARQSPVQISENEFDNKESSILYSRKSKKKPRKASDSPTMITVENIAETKEFFSSEELEDNHKKESTKRHKSHKKRKLQKDVFDEEVLPAKIFKKKKKRKEKEFEEEFEDNVKVKLKKKKQKQKVAEEIHLEKRSKKKRSSFKEHKSDDIKPKKRRHRSPTPSYEDETLKEDELQFDKEKIKKRKKKKSKHQIDDDPSEVKHVDLTRMLSSHELNSDCLSPLRTPTPPKKETMSISNKEERLVQDLEENDQESVQPSTKAKDSGDEIYSPFEALAQFEEETEQNVGRPVLPTDGNEIYSPTEAILNDGSAEVTSPLNTEFPSAKVEEDKKSDTSTPLRDERSSPGANVAGELPTTNLRSPSPMSPSSLSPESYPVSPEPQSSQEIKETLSYAEEFLEQSRKRWEERKKTPGIASSFMVGGPKKISSFDVEKSASHSKVQNQDDNKLLIPIINNSSIATDNLSNVVDESNTTEPNFHLQNNPSNETPVTPIVSEDIFADSPVVLEKTSDKATEKESLKTESQQGEDRTNKSQEIAEVLGNTNVTDHSVENVIEPDHLKQDNETDISDIRKDLGIDESLWTKDVDERIEHKHKPHSPGLKRRSRNRSKSRSPRRRRSRSREREREKKEQRKLKSSESRSRRSGRRSHSPYSSRRKHSSSPHKRFQRERDRKTPERRRRSRSRDRSKRSRSRSRTRNESNRRGEKLSSRTKSPVRSKRKSRSPQRISAFKSAAESTIFSVKRRGNQTEDTGPRPIATISGRLTANHHAMQDHHHELEDEDFIPKSLIPKSNQSSILRTLVEIPTNETAWNSSKTSALIQINTAPDTNLKSMEQMSTSSNRTLINLSSEKESSNSLDDKLAKISAGLKQDTRIVIGEENEVSENKPDPSAVTSSTPTPPPPPPPLHITSEKKPVETKIPGLSLFSDSSEHETDAYSPTDTLGDGSESKTKSSDKAKKTISSPKDQLEEEKSVLNPTQILNFIGLNPQQKSAAQNAILSIAELSKHLQLDKLMKSDKKQKSHVKEDDGLSPVSIDNIESSAVEMYNKGKETGLLKKLQFQERVVEEAKLAIKPYYERREIDKYEYKEIMKRAVNKICSSESNLEVNNIKIRRLIRRYIEKYQHKSTYKKEKMRSKLDEKIKKPSKAMDSPDRPSYEPLTPPHQPGPKQPGDGINKTVNPPSLLKREPRKIVTLPDLPLPPPPPPPRPSYMP; this is encoded by the exons ATGGGAGGGTATGAAAGATTGGAAAATGGATTCCATAAAGATGAAATAAGTGACGAGAATAATAGTGACGGAGAAAATATAGCCGATGAAGAAAGCGAGTCTAGTGCTTCAGAAGATGATGATCGTGACGATGAAAATGGTCACACGCAAACTCAATCTTCTTTGGTATTGCAAG ATGATGATTCATGTCCAGTCTGCTTGAATGAATTTACAGAGCAACAAATTGGGGTTCCTGATAAATGTAAACATGTGTTTTGTGTAGATTGTATCTTACAATGGAGTAAG AATTCTAATTCCTGTCCCGTTGATCGAATCAAATTCGAGAACGTTCTTGTTTATTCGAAACTTGCTGGTTTGTTTCAACGGAAAGTTGCAATTGCAAATACAGAGTTGCCAGATATCAATGGAGACGACTTGACttattgtgaaatatgtggatcACCTGATAATGAAGATACTTTACTTCTTTGTGATGGATGTGATCATGG TTATCATTGTGCGTGTTTAAATCCACCACTTGCCGAAGTCCCACATGGAGAATGGTTCTGTGTTCAATGTCGGCCTTCGCATCCACAATCTTTGGACAATATTGAAGATACAAGAACAATGGGAAGAACTAGGGCAACGGAACGGGTTCGAAATCAG GTTTCGGAAGTTCGTCTTCGTCATTCTCATGTTGGTGATCTGCGATTT CAAATTGATGCCATTGTAAATGACATTCTTGCTCGTGCTGGATCAAGATTTCAAGTTGTTGAAACATCTAATAATACGCCACTGACGTATCGGGTTGCGGGGAGAAGAAAACGGAAGGCAAGATCAAGTTCACGTAAGAGAAAGGGAACAACTAAAAATAGCAaatcgaaaaaaataaaaaaacgtgGAAAAATGAGTGGAAAACGAAAATGCCGAAGTAGCAAAg GTTCAGCAAAATTCTCATCTGTCAACCAGAGTAGTAATTTGACAACAAAATTACCTCACTCTGTTCAGCGTCATCCTGTGCCATCATTGACTGTTCTTGGGAGAGATGCAGAATTAGACGGCTATTTAGATGG TGATCATGAACAAACACCAAGTTACTTAATCGCACAGAAACATAGACAATTATCTCGTTCAGCTCTTCGTTTTAATACTCCCTTGCCTTCGATTTTGACTCTAGGAAATCAGATGGATGAAATACAACAACG ttGCCCATCCCCACTACCTGCTCCTGTCCCGGATCTACTTGGGAGTATTCTAACTGGTCAAGAAGTTTTGATGACTCCTAGCAGTAGTGTTAGTATACGAAGAGGTGGAACATTACATGTAAAACGACCGAATTGCCAATATATTTCATCATCATCCCAGTTATATAATGGAACTTCCAAACCAAAGAGTAATATTGCTTTCACAAATGGATctgaaaaaaaggaaaatgaaaaactaaatttgaaaaatgaacgAATCAATTTTTTGAATTGTGCCAATTCTTCTGAGGAAACGGAAACAG gTAAATCATCTTCAAAGCCTGATAACACATCGTCTTCCAAGCGCATCACATCATCATCAAGTCATCATTCAGTTGCTTCTAATGGAGAGAGGCATTCTTCATCCACTGTCTCAAGTCATTCAGTGAATGACTCTGGTGATGTCGGTCATCACAGTATTGATGATAATGCAGACGGTGATCTACCACAAATATCAACTGTAAAAAATTCCACCCAGAAGCGCATTAAACTCAAACGTTTTAACTTAATGGgtcctaatttaaatgtagaacCTGATCCGCATGGTAGCGGTAAAAAAACAGGAcgtaaaatacaaataaaaaaagttttaaacttGCCTCATAATAAGCAAAAGAAAATTGAGAAGAAGTCATCAGAAGATGTCTATGATCCTTTTGATCCTACAGAGGATGATGAGGAAGAACAAAACAATGGAGTGACTGTTGATATTTACGATCCTTTCGAGCCAACTTTGTCAGatgaagaaaaagaagaagCACAAGAAAATTCATCCTTTTCAACATTTTCCAAATTTACATCTCATGAGACAAAACATGTTGATGAAGAAAGTCAGCCTGTTATTAAAGTAAAAGAGGAAAATGATGATACAAAGCCACCAAAGTCGCATTCAAAATCTGTCGAAAAAGAAGATTCAGTTTTTACAGATTTTGAGTTGGACGAACTTCTTGATAGTAATTTAGATGCAGCAAAACCTCCCACCAGACAGTCTCTAAAGCAGTCAAACAAACCTGTAAAACAAGCTGCATCACCAGAATTTGACATGTTTGCTGAGCCAGAAACTCTTGGTGCTGATGAGGAcaaaagttcaaatatttttccaagcACTCACACTGATCCAAGCTCTGCGTGGCGCAAAAAAGTTCGTTCACTATCTAATTCTCAAGACACAGCTGTTGTTAAATTACCAGGATTCAGTTCTGGTATATCTGATTCTACTCCTGTCCAGTTCAAGAAATTCAAAGTAAAAAAATCTGTAGAGACTGTAGAAAATGTAGACGATGTTTCTACCGTTGAATCTGCAACTGCAGAagacaatattcaaaaaatcgaGAAGGTAGATGGCccagaaaaaaatgaagaaaatattccAACTTTAGTTGAAGCAGAAGAAGAAAGCAAAATTACTGAAACAGGTACAACTGAAGAAAGGATTGTTGAAGAGTCAGCAGTTGCTGAAACAAAGAAAGATAAAAAATCTTCGAAAGATTCTTTGGGACGACACGAGCGAAGTCGTTCTAGAAGTTTGGGGCGAAGGCATCAAGAAAAGTCTGATAAAACAAAGCATCGTTCACACCGTCACTCTTCAAGTTATTCAAGGGGAAAATCCAGTATGTCTCGTTCTGATGGGAGACATAGAAGTGGTTCCGGTGGGAGACACAGAAGTCAATCGGGTGGGAGACACAGGAGTGCTTCTGGTGAGAGACACGAGAGTGGTTCTGGTGGGAGACACAAGAGTGGTTCTGGTGGGAGACACAGGAGTGATTCTGGTGGGAGACACAGGAGTGGTTCTGGTGGGAGACACAGGAGTGGTACTGATGGAAAAAGCAGAAGTCGCTCCGGTGTGAGACACAGGAGTGGCTCTGGCGGGAGACACAGAAGTCGTTCAGATTCGAGAAATAGAAATCGTTCTAGTTCTCATAAAAGAAAACACAAACAGAGGAGTAGAACTCCATCACAACATCGAATTAGGAATGATCGTTCACATAAGTCACACCACAGACAATCAAAAAGTCCTGTGCAAAAGAAGTTTTCTCGTGATACAGGTGATGACAAAGATGAATCTGTTAGTAAAATAAAGAAGGAATTGTACAGTCATCCAGTAGAttcaaacaaagaaaaaaaacatagaCATCACAGTTCTGGTAATGATCCAGAAGATCAAATGAATGTGAAACATATGTCATCAGATAATTTGGAGGATGAAGTTGTCACAGCAAAGATGAAATATCGTgggaataaaaaacaaaagaagaaaaaaaagcaGTTGGAGGATGAAAATGAGTTGGTGGAGGAGGTTGAATTGAAAAAGGAATTGTCCCCTGTGAGATATGAAGAAAATGAAGTAACAAATGTCAAAAAGAAGCGTTCGAAGGATCGTTATCACCACGATTCTCaacatgaaaatgaagaaactaATGATAGGGTCAAGAATCCTAAAACAAAAAATCGGCAGCGACATAGTAAAAATGATGTCCATGTGATAGTTGATGATTCTATGTATGAGAACGAGATGTTGAAGGAAGACATAAAAGAGCGGGATTCGAGCAAATCTAAATCTagcaagaaaaagaaaagacgATCAGAAAGAGCCatcaaagaaaaatttaaagTCAAAGAGTCAAAAAGAAAAGAAGATCTAGATTACACAGAATCTGATTACACAGACAGAGAAAATGAATTGGAACAACATGATGAAGATTTTTATAATGATGCCAAACAAAGTATTGCGAAGAGCCATACATCTAAAAAAATGCGCAATAATAAAACAAGGGGAAGTCAATTGAAATATCCTGATGCCCAGTCTCACATTTCATCACAGCGTAAAAAACATGAAAAGAAAACTGCTCGACAAAGTCCTGTACAAATTAGTGAAAatgaatttgataataaagaaAGTAGCATCTTGTATTCACGAAAATCAAAGAAAAAGCCTAGAAAAGCATCTGATAGCCCAACCATGATCACTGTGGAGAATATTGCAGAaacaaaagaatttttttcatCTGAGGAATTGGAGGACAATCACAAAAAAGAATCAACTAAAAGACATAAATCCCATAAAAAGCGAAAATTACAAAAAGATGTCTTTGACGAGGAAGTATTGCCCgccaaaattttcaagaaaaagaaaaaacgaaaagaaaaagaatttgaaGAGGAGTTTGAAGATAATGTAAAAGTGAAATTGAAGAAGAAAAAACAGAAACAAAAAGTTGCAGAAGAAATACATTTAGAAAAAAGGTCAAAGAAGAAGCGATCTAGTTTCAAAGAACATAAAAGTGATGATATTAAACCTAAAAAGAGACGACATAGATCTCCAACCCCATCCTATGAAGATGAAACTCTGAAGGAAGATGAACTCCAGTTTGATAAAGAAAAgataaagaaaagaaaaaagaagaaaagtaaacACCAGATAGATGATGACCCTTCTGAAGTGAAACATGTAGATTTAACAAGAATGCTGTCGAGTCATGAATTAAATTCAGATTGTTTGTCTCCGCTACGAACACCTACCCCACCTAAGAAAGAAACAATGTCTATTTCCAACAAGGAAGAAAGATTAGTCCAAGATCTAGAAGAGAATGATCAAGAATCTGTCCAGCCTTCTACAAAGGCAAAAGATTCTGGTGATGAGATTTATTCCCCGTTTGAAGCACTGGCACAATTTGAAGAAGAAACTGAACAGAATGTCGGAAGACCTGTGTTACCGACTGATGGAAACGAAATATATTCACCTACCGAAGCAATACTAAATGATGGCTCAGCTGAAGTCACTTCACCTTTGAATACAGAATTTCCATCCGCGAAGGTAGAGGAAGACAAAAAATCTGATACGTCAACACCATTAAGAGATGAAAGAAGTTCACCCGGTGCTAATGTTGCGGGAGAACTTCCAACGACTAATTTGAGGAGTCCGTCTCCAATGTCCCCGTCTTCTTTATCTCCTGAATCATATCCTGTTTCACCTGAACCACAATCTTCTCAGGAAATCAAGGAAACATTAAGTTATGCAGAAGAGTTTCTTGAGCAATCTAGGAAACGTTGGGAAGAGAGGAAGAAAACGCCTGGAATTGCTTCTTCTTTCATGGTTGGTGGCCCAAAGAAAATATCCAGTTTTGATGTGGAGAAATCAGCATCACACAGTAAAGTTCAAAATCAAGATGATAATAAATTACTCATTCCAATCATCAATAATTCTTCTATAGCCACAGATAATTTATCTAATGTAGTGGATGAATCCAACACGACAGAACCAAATTTTCATTTACAGAACAATCCATCAAATGAAACTCCAGTCACTCCCATTGTTTCTGAGGATATTTTTGCAGATTCCCCTGTTGTCCTTGAGAAAACATCTGACAAGGCAACTGAAAAGGAATCTTTGAAAACTGAATCCCAGCAAGGTGAAGATAGAACAAATAAATCACAGGAGATCGCGGAAGTATTGGGAAACACAAATGTCACAGATCATTCTGTGGAGAATGTTATTGAACCAGATCATTTAAAACAAGATAATGAGACGGATATTTCTGATATTCGCAAAGATTTGGGAATTGATGAAAGCTTGTGGACGAAAGATGTAGATGAAAGAATAGAACATAAACATAAACCTCACTCACCTGGATTGAAGCGACGTTCAAGAAATAGATCAAAATCAAGGTCGCCAAGAAGGAGAAGGTCACGGTCAAGAGAGCGAGAAAGAGAAAAAAAAGAACAGAGGAAGTTAAAATCATCAGAATCTAGAAGTCGAAG ATCAGGTCGTCGATCACACTCACCTTACAGTAGTAGAAGAAAGCATTCTAGCAGTCCACATAAACGATTTCAAAGAGAAAGGGATAGAAAAACTCCTGAAAGAAGGCGAAGATCAAGATCTCGAGATAGATCAAAGCGATCAAG GTCTCGTTCGAGAACGAGAAATGAGAGCAACAGGCGTGGGGAGAAGTTGTCTTCTAGAACAAAATCTCCAGTACGCTCCAAAAGGAAGTCAAGATCGCCTCAGAGGATAAGTGCGTTTAAGAGTGCTGCAGAATCTACAATATTTTCTGTCAAACGTAGAGGCAA TCAAACCGAAGACACTGGACCACGACCTATTGCAACGATAAGTGGAAGATTGACTGCTAATCATCATGCAATGCAAGATCATCATCATGAATTAGAAGATGAAGATTTTATCCCTAAAAGTCTAATACCAAA ATCCAATCAATCTTCAATACTTCGTACACTTGTGGAAATTCCTACGAACGAAACTGCTTGGAATTCTTCAAAGACTTCAGCActtattcaaataaatactGCGCCCGACACAAATCTAAAATCAATGGAGCAAATGTCAACATCGAGCAATAGAACGCTTATTAACCTATCTAGTGAGAAAGAGAGTAGCAATTCACTGGATGATAAACTTGCTAAAATATCTGCAGGACTTAAACAAGACACAAGGATAGTGATTGGGGAAGAAAATGAGGTATCTGAGAACAAACCAGACCCATCTGCTGTGACTTCCTCCACCCCGACACCACCACCACCCCCACCACCATTGCACATCACCTCAGAAAAGAAACCTGTGGAAACAAAGATTCCAGGATTGTCTTTATTCAGTGATTCTA GTGAACATGAAACTGATGCTTATTCACCAACTGATACACTCGGTGATGGATCGGAgtctaaaacaaaatcttcag ACAAGGCAAAGAAAACTATTTCGTCTCCTAAAGATCAATTAGAAGAAGAAAAATCTGTTCTCAATCCAACTCAAATTCTCAATTTTATTGGTTTGAATCCTCAACAGAAATCAGCAGCACAAAATGCGATATTGAGCATTGCAGAACTGTCAAAACACCTTCAGCTTGATAAG TTAATGAAATCAGATAAGAAACAAAAAAGTCATGTAAAAGAAGATGATGGTTTGTCTCCTGTGTCAATCGATAATATTGAATCTTCTGCTGTTGAAATGTATAATAAAGGAAAAGAAACAGGA CTTCTTAAAAAACTGCAATTTCAAGAAAGAGTGGTTGAGGAAGCCAAACTTGCCATCAAGCCATATTATGAGCGTCGGGAGATTGATAAATATGAATACAAAGAAATTATGAAACGTGCTGTGAACAAG ATCTGCTCATCTGAGAGCAATTTGGAAGtgaataatatcaaaataagaAGACTAATTAGAAGATACATTGAAAAATACCAACATAAAAGTACTTATAAGAAAGAGAAAATGAGAAGTAAATTGGATGAAAAG ATCAAGAAGCCCAGCAAAGCAATGGATTCTCCTGATCGACCATCCTATGAGCCGCTCACACCTCCTCACCAGCCAGGACCAAAACAGCCAGGAGATGGAATCAATAAAACTGTTAATCCACCTTCTCTCCTCAAAAGAGAGCCAAGGAAAATTGTTACTCTTCCAGATCTACCACTTCCTCCTCCCCCTCCCCCACCTAGGCCGAGCTACATGCcataa